In the Kitasatospora terrestris genome, one interval contains:
- a CDS encoding SRPBCC family protein has protein sequence MTTLEEQIDVTTPVGRTWEQLHRVADYPRFVAGLRHAAAHGRNRARLDVEIGGVRRSFVAELTDHGRGRVMTWQTVDGVHLKGTFALRPLDETHTQVQLRLEYDPETLRDDLGGGPVGFAQSHTIEEAVRTDLALFKELVEHR, from the coding sequence ATGACCACCCTCGAGGAGCAGATCGACGTCACCACCCCGGTCGGCCGGACCTGGGAGCAGTTGCACCGGGTCGCCGACTACCCGCGGTTCGTCGCCGGGCTGCGGCACGCCGCCGCGCACGGCCGCAACCGGGCCCGGCTGGACGTGGAGATCGGCGGGGTGCGGCGGTCGTTCGTCGCCGAGCTGACCGATCACGGCCGGGGGCGGGTGATGACCTGGCAGACCGTGGACGGGGTGCACCTGAAGGGCACCTTCGCGCTGCGTCCGCTGGACGAGACGCACACCCAGGTGCAGCTGCGCCTGGAGTACGACCCGGAGACGCTGCGGGACGACCTGGGCGGCGGCCCGGTGGGGTTCGCGCAGAGCCACACCATCGAGGAGGCGGTCCGGACCGACCTGGCGCTGTTCAAGGAGCTGGTCGAGCACCGCTGA
- a CDS encoding tetratricopeptide repeat protein, with protein sequence MSTTREETTVQRWERARLYFDSKAYADAAPMLAEVVAEVPEQVAPRLLLARAYYHSAQLRRAEEQLREVIARDPVEHYAHLMLGRVLQRQGRAAEAAPYLRLAAAFEGGSAEL encoded by the coding sequence GTGAGCACCACCCGCGAGGAGACCACCGTCCAGCGCTGGGAGCGCGCCCGCCTGTACTTCGACTCCAAGGCGTACGCGGACGCGGCCCCGATGCTGGCCGAGGTGGTCGCCGAGGTCCCCGAGCAGGTCGCCCCGCGCCTGCTGCTGGCCCGCGCCTACTACCACTCCGCCCAGCTGCGCCGGGCCGAGGAGCAGCTGCGCGAGGTGATCGCGCGCGACCCGGTCGAGCACTACGCCCACCTGATGCTGGGCCGGGTGCTGCAGCGGCAGGGCCGGGCCGCCGAGGCCGCGCCGTACCTGCGGCTGGCCGCGGCCTTCGAGGGCGGGTCCGCAGAACTGTGA